The region GCCGGCTCTGCTCCTTGATCAGATCATTCAGACGCTGGAGACGCGCGCTCTTGACCTCTGACGGAACATTATCGTCCATCCCGGCTGCCGGAGTCCCTTCACGCGGAGAATAAATGAAGGTATACGCCATATCATACCCTACTTCGCGCACCAGGGACAGTGTCTCCTCGAACTGCTCCTCCGTCTCACCCGGGAAGCCGACAATAATATCGGTAGTCAGCACCGCATCCGGCACGTTTTCCTTAATTTTACGGACCAGCTCCAGATAGGCTTCACGGGTATATTTGCGGCTCATGCGCTTCAGCACAGCTGTGCTTCCCGACTGCACCGGCAGATGGATATGCTCCACCAGATTGCCGCCTTTGCCCAGCACATGAATCAATTTATCGTCAAAATCACGCGGATGCGAGGTCATGAACCGGATACGCGGAATATCGATTCCCCGCATGTCGTCCATCAGGTCGCCGAAGGTATAATCAATGTCGGTAAAATCCTTGCCGTAGGCATTCACATTCTGCCCCAGCAGCGTTACTTCCTTGAACCCCTGGCGGGCCAGCTCCCGCACCTCGGCAATGACATCCTCGGGACGTCTGCTCCGCTCCTTCCCCCGGGTGAACGGCACAATGCAGTAGGTACAGAACTTGTCGCAGCCGTACATAATGTTCACCCAGGCACGCAGACCCTCCCGCTTCTTCGGCAGATTCTCAATGATATCGCCTTCCTTGGACCAGACCTCAATGACCAGCTCGCGGCTGAATACCGCTTCCTTGATCAGCTGCGGCAGACGGTGGATGTTATGGGTGCCAAAAATCAGATCCACGAAGCCGTACCGGCTCATGATCCGGTTGACCACGCCCTCTTCCTGGGACATACAGCCGCAGATTCCCAGGAGCAGGCCGGGCTTCTCCAGCTTCAGTGTTTTGAGATGGCCCAGCTCTCCGAATACCTTATCCTCCGCATTCTCGCGGATCGCACATGTATTAAGTAGAATAATATCAGCTTCACTGCGGTCTTCAGCCGCCCGGTAACCGAGCTGCTCCAGCATTCCCTTCATCGTCTCCGTGTCATGCTCATTCATCTGGCAGCCGTAGGTGGTAATATGATAGCTTTTGCCTGCACCGAAATCTGCCATCTCCGGCGGAATGTCGAAATGATAGAGCACCTCGATCTCTTCCTTGCCCCGCCGCTTGCCTTCCTTGTAATCGGGCTGGCTGTTGATCTGCACGTTTCTGCCTTTGATCCGGTAAGTGGTCTTGCCTTCAGTCTCGCTGATCAGTTTGGCATCCGTGAAATCGAAATACTGCCCGTAATCCTTGCTCCCCTTCACCATGCTAAAGTCACATCCTCTGCTGATGTCCCCGTATTTTCAGAGCTTTTCTAGTGTAAAATTATATCATAAGAATCCCAATAGATACCATTCTATATCCGGGGTCAAGTTGGATTTAAAAGCTTTACTATAACGTATACGTTATCGTTTATAGTGTTACTAAGGAGGGAACGTAACTATGATCCGCATTGGGGAGTTAGCGAAAACCGCAAATATCAGCAAAAGAACCCTGTATCACTATGAACAAATTGCGCTGTTACAGCCCGCACTTATTTCAGAGAACGGATATCGCTATTATGATGCCAAAGCCATCCTCCGGCTTCAAAAAATTCTTTTATTGAAATCGGTCGGCTATACCTTAGAACAGATTAAAGGGCTGTTAGAGAATAAGCATTCTGCGCAAGAAGATGATAATTGGATTGCTTCATTAAACGAGCAGATAGAGCTGATAGAACAGAAGAAGGAAGAGTTAAGCCGCAAGCAGTATTATCTCCGGTCAACCATTCAT is a window of Paenibacillus sp. FSL H3-0469 DNA encoding:
- the miaB gene encoding tRNA (N6-isopentenyl adenosine(37)-C2)-methylthiotransferase MiaB, translating into MVKGSKDYGQYFDFTDAKLISETEGKTTYRIKGRNVQINSQPDYKEGKRRGKEEIEVLYHFDIPPEMADFGAGKSYHITTYGCQMNEHDTETMKGMLEQLGYRAAEDRSEADIILLNTCAIRENAEDKVFGELGHLKTLKLEKPGLLLGICGCMSQEEGVVNRIMSRYGFVDLIFGTHNIHRLPQLIKEAVFSRELVIEVWSKEGDIIENLPKKREGLRAWVNIMYGCDKFCTYCIVPFTRGKERSRRPEDVIAEVRELARQGFKEVTLLGQNVNAYGKDFTDIDYTFGDLMDDMRGIDIPRIRFMTSHPRDFDDKLIHVLGKGGNLVEHIHLPVQSGSTAVLKRMSRKYTREAYLELVRKIKENVPDAVLTTDIIVGFPGETEEQFEETLSLVREVGYDMAYTFIYSPREGTPAAGMDDNVPSEVKSARLQRLNDLIKEQSRLGNERMLGQRVEVLVEGESKNNARMLAGRTRDSKLVHFEGPSSLIGTLVQVSITGAKTWYIQGDYQAEAAAVL